The stretch of DNA TTGAGAAAGCCCAAGAAGTCCATTTGCAGCAATGGTACCTGCAGAGGAATCTCGTAGTGGCATTCGCTCATCATCCAGTGGCGCATCGAAGTCCCACAGAGGGACATGTCTTCCGCAGAGTACAGATGCTGGAGCAGTCCACAAGCGATGGAGAAAGTACTCAACTAAGCCACACGCCGTCTCAAGGAATACTCGATCTTTGGTCCAGCCGTACGTCTCCACATACCCCATGATAGCCCAGGCTTGCCCGCGAGACCAAGTTGAGTCTTTCGAGTAGCCTTGCGCTGTAAGACGCGCTTTGAGCTCTCCTGTCCTTGGATCGAGATTTGCGACATGGCAAGTTGAATACCACTGGCCTTGATATGCCTCCGACTCGCCAACTGCCCAAGGCTGAAGTGATTTTTCCGGCCGAAGGTGTGTTTTCAACACGGTCTTTGCATGCTCTGTCGCCATATGCGCCAAGTTCACATCTCCAGAATGATGAGCAGCATAGTACAGCAAGTCGAGGTTACACAAGCTATCAATGATGACGATCATGTTGCTCTCTTGGTCTATAATCTCGATATCTTTCTTCCGAAGCAGATCCCAGCTCCTGATGGCCTTTGACGATGGGACGTATCTGGTTGCTAGACTATGGGCCGCACGAATGATCGAGGCTAGGCTATGTTGATTTCCAAGGAGTTCCCAGTCAGCTCGAAGTGCCGGCATGATGATGAAACCTAGATCATGCGTATCCGTACGGCTGTCCATTTTCCGAATCGGTTCGATCCAAGTCTCAC from Cercospora beticola chromosome 1, complete sequence encodes:
- a CDS encoding uncharacterized protein (CAZy:GH88) gives rise to the protein MSPQSSTDVSPQSSVGTGRSTPLTECDSEELAATCPVGKRDISDVLSELFAENVTAKALRTAHAALSALPHEFPEIVPMNQESNGKYSLRPADFWTCGFFPGTLYAVLERLIKYPQSVQASESISKENLRREFASLCETWIEPIRKMDSRTDTHDLGFIIMPALRADWELLGNQHSLASIIRAAHSLATRYVPSSKAIRSWDLLRKKDIEIIDQESNMIVIIDSLCNLDLLYYAAHHSGDVNLAHMATEHAKTVLKTHLRPEKSLQPWAVGESEAYQGQWYSTCHVANLDPRTGELKARLTAQGYSKDSTWSRGQAWAIMGYVETYGWTKDRVFLETACGLVEYFLHRLWTAPASVLCGRHVPLWDFDAPLDDERMPLRDSSAGTIAANGLLGLSQALLGVQEPALASRYLEAAVAIIEGTLNFALAFEKTCLVQDANSKISAEETIAGSRFDGILKFATANNNATAKKRYANHALVYGDYYLVEFGNRLLRMVLA